ACCACTTTACGTTTAAGATATTTACTGTCTGTAGTTTTAGCTACATAGGTGAAGTTTGGATTAAAATCCAGCAATAACGGTGCTGCTGAATTGTTATAGGCAGTTACAGTCCATTCTGCTACGTTTCCGGCCATGTTATATAAACCGTAATCGTTAGGGAAATAAGATTTCACATTAACGGTGTATAAACCACCATCATCAGAATAATTACCTCTGCCTACCTTGAAGTTAGCCTGCATACATCCTTTGGTATTTCTGACATAAGGGCCACCCCATGGGTATTTCGTTTTCACATTACCTCCTCTTGCCGCATATTCAAACTCAGCATCTGTAGGTAATCTGTATTCCGGACGTGAACTTAAAGGAATTTTTCTTGAAGCCGCAACCGGCTCATATAAGCGGGTACGCCATACACAGAATGCATTTGCCTGTTCCCAGGTTACCCCTACTACAGGATAATTATCATAAGAAGGGTGATTGAAGTAAGATTTCACCATCGGGTCATTCTGAGAATAAGAATAATCCAGTTTCCAAACCATTGTATCCGGGTAAACATTTACCGAAGGAAACTGATTCGGGTTATTAGGATCAGGTGAATCCACATAACTTTCAATAAAGTCTTTACGCTTTTTAGTCGGATCTTTTCTTCCGGCTTCTGCCAGATCAAGATTCACGAAACTATAAGAATATCTTAATT
This portion of the Pedobacter lusitanus genome encodes:
- a CDS encoding SUMF1/EgtB/PvdO family nonheme iron enzyme, with amino-acid sequence MRKIYTLGFILITAILSGCGKGGQGELVGVYNKKFNNKKMPRGMVYIPQGKTLIGMSDEDINNSQTSPSRMTSFSAFYMDETEITNAKYRQFVNWVRDSVALTTVGPSGAPGYFITPKTQTAGGASLTSGQKNIDWKKVGNGSALWNDKKGGLSAKFKDMYYSGDDALPGRNDLDIRKLRYSYSFVNLDLAEAGRKDPTKKRKDFIESYVDSPDPNNPNQFPSVNVYPDTMVWKLDYSYSQNDPMVKSYFNHPSYDNYPVVGVTWEQANAFCVWRTRLYEPVAASRKIPLSSRPEYRLPTDAEFEYAARGGNVKTKYPWGGPYVRNTKGCMQANFKVGRGNYSDDGGLYTVNVKSYFPNDYGLYNMAGNVAEWTVTAYNNSAAPLLLDFNPNFTYVAKTTDSKYLKRKVVRGGSWKDIGFFLQNAVGTYEYQDQARSYIGFRCVSSYAGTDIHFKN